Proteins from one Veillonellales bacterium genomic window:
- a CDS encoding ABC transporter ATP-binding protein: MTPLLSVEHLTVVFHTYAGTVHAVSDINFALQAGEILGIVGESGCGKSVTANAIMGLIPSPPGQITNGAVKLEDENLFTLSENKLQKLRGNEISMIFQDPMTALNPVLSIGLQLIEGLMLHYPVKIDQARSRAVDILRSVGISDPETRMNQFPHQLSGGMRQRVVIAMALMCNPRILIADEPTTALDVTIQAQIADLLKSLNTRFSTAILLITHDLGIVAGLCQRVLVMYAGQIVESASVGELYRAPYHPYTWGLLQSVPSLDSSRQSLYSIAGQPPNLLSQPAGCRFAPRCPFTMDICKETPPLLTAEPDHFCRCWLTHEQSPYDPITLWAKEGA, encoded by the coding sequence TTGACTCCCCTATTATCCGTAGAACACCTTACTGTAGTCTTCCATACCTATGCCGGAACTGTCCACGCCGTTTCCGATATAAACTTCGCACTGCAAGCGGGCGAAATTCTAGGTATCGTCGGTGAATCAGGCTGCGGCAAAAGTGTAACCGCCAATGCTATCATGGGGCTGATTCCTTCGCCGCCGGGACAAATCACTAACGGTGCGGTAAAACTTGAGGATGAAAATCTTTTTACCCTTAGTGAAAATAAGCTGCAAAAGCTGCGCGGCAACGAAATCAGCATGATATTTCAAGATCCCATGACCGCGCTAAATCCGGTACTTTCCATCGGATTACAATTGATAGAAGGCTTGATGCTGCATTACCCTGTCAAGATTGACCAGGCCCGGAGTCGTGCCGTGGATATCTTGCGTTCTGTCGGCATTTCCGACCCGGAAACCCGGATGAACCAGTTCCCCCATCAATTAAGCGGTGGAATGCGTCAGCGGGTAGTCATCGCCATGGCTCTCATGTGCAATCCCCGCATTCTGATCGCCGATGAACCAACTACCGCCCTTGATGTCACAATCCAAGCTCAAATCGCCGATTTGTTAAAATCCTTAAATACCCGATTCTCCACCGCCATTCTTCTGATTACGCATGATTTAGGTATTGTTGCCGGTCTCTGTCAGCGGGTATTGGTGATGTATGCCGGACAAATTGTCGAATCCGCGTCGGTTGGCGAACTATACCGAGCTCCCTATCATCCCTACACTTGGGGATTGCTGCAATCCGTTCCCAGTCTGGACAGCAGCCGCCAATCCTTATACTCCATTGCCGGACAACCGCCTAATCTACTATCTCAGCCTGCCGGCTGCCGATTCGCCCCACGTTGTCCTTTTACTATGGACATATGCAAGGAAACGCCGCCACTGTTGACGGCAGAACCTGACCATTTTTGCCGCTGCTGGCTGACGCACGAACAATCTCCCTATGACCCGATTACTTTATGGGCGAAAGAAGGTGCCTGA
- a CDS encoding ABC transporter permease has product MEISPDLFRRNKYNETTDVLSSQPGISYWQDAWRRLKTNTMAMIGGGLIIIIALLALGGPLLSPYSYSEQQLEAANQPPSAAHWFGTDNLGRDLLTRLLYGARISLSIGLVASLFNLLIGVVYGGIAGYSGSWIDSVLMRIIDILYGIPLLLYVILLMVVLGPGLKSIFIALGLVYWLQMARIVRGQVLALKNLEYVLAAKVTGATSRRIILRHLIPNIMGPIIVTMTLAIPEAIFTEAFLSFIGLGVAAPMASWGVMASEGVTSLRSYPFQLFFPGLAICLTILSFNFLGDGLRDALDPRMRK; this is encoded by the coding sequence ATGGAAATATCGCCTGATTTATTCCGGCGAAATAAATACAATGAAACCACCGATGTCCTGTCTTCCCAGCCTGGAATTTCCTACTGGCAGGATGCCTGGAGGCGGTTAAAAACAAATACCATGGCAATGATTGGGGGAGGATTAATAATAATAATTGCTCTATTAGCTCTGGGCGGACCGCTGCTCTCCCCCTATTCCTATTCAGAGCAACAGTTGGAAGCTGCCAACCAACCGCCTTCTGCGGCTCATTGGTTTGGCACGGATAACTTGGGGAGAGATTTGCTGACAAGGCTCTTATACGGAGCCAGAATTTCTCTGTCAATCGGCCTCGTCGCCAGTTTGTTTAACCTGCTCATCGGCGTAGTCTATGGCGGTATTGCCGGATACTCCGGGAGCTGGATCGACAGTGTACTGATGCGAATCATTGATATACTTTATGGGATTCCTTTGCTCCTCTACGTTATACTCCTGATGGTTGTTTTAGGCCCTGGATTAAAAAGCATTTTTATCGCCCTAGGCCTTGTCTATTGGCTGCAAATGGCGCGTATCGTCCGTGGTCAGGTTTTAGCATTGAAAAATCTTGAATACGTCTTGGCAGCCAAAGTCACCGGCGCCACTTCCCGGCGAATTATTCTTCGTCACCTGATCCCCAATATCATGGGACCAATCATCGTAACAATGACCCTTGCCATCCCGGAGGCCATCTTTACCGAAGCCTTTTTAAGTTTTATTGGCCTTGGTGTTGCTGCCCCGATGGCCAGTTGGGGCGTGATGGCCTCCGAAGGTGTAACCAGTCTTCGTTCCTACCCCTTTCAGTTATTTTTCCCAGGACTTGCTATTTGTCTGACCATATTGTCTTTTAACTTTTTAGGCGACGGACTGCGGGATGCTCTGGATCCACGTATGCGCAAATAA
- a CDS encoding peptide ABC transporter substrate-binding protein encodes MGKYRLLVFLTVAAIFILSTLLAGCGRKPMDKHLRYSVGAEPQTVDPRKSTGSPEATIEAQIFEGLTALDRYDHPIPAAAQRWDISPDEMKYTFFLRESAKWSNGDPVTAKDFVFAWRSALDPNLASGYAYQLYYLKNGEAYNKGLATAEQIGVKAIDDHTLEVTLEKPTAYFLSLLAFHTYYPVHRSTAQSNEKWAAKVQTIIGNGPFKMTKWVHNSKIEFERNEYYWDAAKVKSNKLTFILTENSATELALFENGLIDMGNNPPISEISRLIKEDHLQIHPYLGTYFYCFNVTKPPFDDPKIRKAFSLVIDREAIIKNVVRGQQKAALGWVPFGLPDAKADDDFRLVGGDLLKDKDVETAKTLLSSAGYPDGQNLPPITLLYNTSESHKAVAEAIQEMWRKNLGVNVSLVNQEWKVFLSSRHRGDYQVSRHGWLGDYADPMTFLDMFTSDSGNNDAQYKNSDYDKLITLAKKTSNPTLRLQALHTAEKMLLDDAVIAPIYFYTQLTMVTPHVKGYTHSVLGVTYFKEAYLE; translated from the coding sequence GTGGGCAAATACCGTTTACTTGTATTTCTTACTGTTGCCGCTATCTTCATCCTATCCACATTACTGGCCGGATGCGGCAGAAAACCGATGGACAAGCACTTACGTTATTCTGTGGGGGCGGAGCCGCAGACAGTGGACCCCCGAAAATCTACCGGATCCCCGGAAGCAACAATTGAGGCGCAAATTTTTGAAGGATTAACGGCCTTGGATCGTTATGATCATCCAATTCCTGCTGCAGCACAGCGATGGGATATATCACCTGACGAAATGAAATATACCTTTTTCTTACGGGAAAGTGCAAAATGGTCTAACGGCGACCCGGTAACAGCCAAGGATTTTGTCTTTGCCTGGCGATCTGCCCTTGATCCGAATCTGGCCAGTGGATATGCCTATCAATTATATTATCTAAAAAATGGTGAGGCCTATAATAAAGGTCTGGCAACAGCAGAACAAATCGGCGTTAAGGCGATTGACGACCACACGTTGGAAGTAACCTTAGAAAAACCCACTGCTTACTTTTTATCCCTGCTGGCCTTTCATACCTATTATCCGGTACATCGGTCAACAGCCCAAAGCAATGAAAAATGGGCCGCCAAGGTTCAGACCATTATTGGCAACGGCCCTTTTAAAATGACAAAATGGGTCCACAACAGCAAAATCGAATTTGAACGCAACGAATATTACTGGGATGCCGCAAAAGTCAAGTCGAACAAGCTGACCTTTATTTTGACTGAAAACAGCGCCACCGAATTAGCCTTATTTGAAAATGGTCTGATTGATATGGGAAACAATCCCCCTATTTCAGAAATTTCCCGGCTTATAAAAGAAGACCATCTGCAAATACACCCGTATCTGGGCACCTATTTTTATTGCTTTAATGTAACAAAACCTCCTTTTGACGATCCGAAAATACGCAAAGCCTTTTCTCTGGTCATCGACCGGGAAGCAATTATCAAAAATGTAGTGCGGGGACAACAGAAAGCTGCCTTAGGCTGGGTCCCTTTCGGCCTGCCCGACGCAAAAGCCGATGATGATTTCCGCTTAGTTGGCGGAGACCTGCTGAAAGACAAAGATGTTGAAACAGCAAAAACGCTGCTATCATCTGCCGGCTATCCTGATGGACAGAATCTTCCTCCCATCACACTGCTGTACAATACCAGTGAGTCTCATAAAGCCGTTGCCGAAGCGATTCAGGAAATGTGGAGAAAAAATCTGGGAGTAAATGTGTCCCTGGTAAATCAGGAATGGAAAGTATTCCTCTCTTCCCGCCACAGAGGCGATTATCAGGTTTCCCGGCATGGATGGCTCGGTGACTATGCCGACCCGATGACCTTTCTGGATATGTTCACATCGGATAGCGGCAACAATGACGCCCAATATAAAAATTCCGACTATGACAAACTAATTACTCTGGCCAAAAAAACATCCAATCCGACTCTTCGCCTGCAAGCCCTGCACACTGCGGAAAAAATGCTGCTGGATGACGCAGTGATTGCGCCCATCTATTTTTATACCCAGTTAACCATGGTAACTCCCCATGTCAAGGGCTATACTCATTCCGTTCTCGGAGTTACCTATTTCAAAGAGGCCTATCTGGAATAA
- a CDS encoding pyruvate carboxylase subunit B, which yields MAKNPLKIMETVLRDGHQSLAATRMRITDMLPQLEVLDNMGYWALEAWGGATFDSCLRFLNEDPWERLDTLRKHITKTPISMLLRGQNILGYSHYADDVVEAFVAKMVEHGIGVIRIFDALNDVRNLEVGIKAGKKAGAHVQGVCVYTISPYHTTETYLQLAHDLVDRGVDSICIKDMAGLISPYAAYDLVKAMKSDPKIKVPIHLHCHYTSGMASMAYLKAAEAGVDIVDCALSPFAMGTSQPCTESMIATMEGTDRDTGLKKETLYPVADHFAAVKKSLAEDFKLNTSFNPSTKVLTFQIPGGMLSNLRNQLKEQGMEDKYDELLDEMPRVRKDLGYPPLVTPTSQIVGSMATFNVMMGERYKIVPREVKDLARGKYGRTPMPVAEDVREKIIGDEPIITYRPADDIPPQMDKLKAELAEKGYPNAPIEDVLSYALFPEVALNFFAKNR from the coding sequence ATGGCAAAAAATCCACTGAAAATCATGGAAACAGTGTTGCGTGACGGTCATCAGTCTTTGGCCGCTACTCGTATGCGTATCACTGATATGCTCCCTCAATTAGAAGTTCTTGACAACATGGGTTACTGGGCATTGGAAGCTTGGGGTGGCGCTACATTTGACAGCTGCCTGCGTTTCTTAAATGAAGATCCTTGGGAACGTTTGGACACATTACGCAAGCACATCACCAAAACTCCTATTTCCATGCTGTTGAGAGGCCAAAATATTCTCGGCTATAGTCATTATGCTGATGATGTAGTTGAGGCTTTTGTTGCCAAGATGGTGGAACATGGTATCGGCGTTATCCGTATTTTTGATGCGTTGAATGATGTTCGCAACCTGGAAGTTGGTATTAAAGCAGGTAAAAAAGCTGGTGCTCATGTACAGGGTGTTTGCGTGTACACCATCAGCCCTTATCATACGACGGAAACATATTTACAACTGGCCCATGACTTAGTTGACCGTGGTGTTGATTCCATCTGTATCAAGGACATGGCCGGTCTGATTTCTCCTTACGCCGCTTATGACTTAGTCAAAGCGATGAAATCCGATCCGAAAATTAAAGTACCGATTCATTTACATTGCCATTATACCAGCGGCATGGCTTCCATGGCTTATCTCAAAGCGGCTGAAGCCGGCGTGGATATCGTTGACTGCGCTCTTTCGCCATTTGCAATGGGTACTTCCCAACCTTGTACCGAATCCATGATCGCTACTATGGAAGGTACCGACCGTGATACCGGTCTGAAAAAAGAGACATTGTACCCGGTTGCGGATCATTTTGCCGCTGTTAAGAAATCTCTGGCAGAAGATTTCAAGCTCAATACTTCCTTCAACCCCAGCACCAAAGTTCTTACTTTCCAGATTCCTGGCGGTATGCTGTCCAACCTGCGGAATCAATTGAAGGAACAAGGGATGGAAGATAAATATGACGAACTGCTGGATGAAATGCCACGGGTACGGAAAGACCTTGGCTATCCTCCCCTTGTAACTCCTACCAGTCAAATCGTTGGTTCCATGGCTACTTTCAATGTTATGATGGGCGAACGTTACAAGATCGTTCCCCGGGAAGTAAAAGACTTGGCTCGCGGCAAATACGGTCGTACACCGATGCCTGTTGCCGAAGACGTTCGCGAAAAAATTATTGGCGATGAACCCATCATCACTTATCGTCCGGCTGATGATATTCCGCCGCAAATGGATAAACTGAAGGCTGAACTGGCTGAAAAAGGATATCCCAATGCTCCTATTGAAGATGTGCTGTCCTATGCTTTGTTCCCTGAAGTTGCGCTTAACTTCTTTGCTAAAAACCGTTAA
- a CDS encoding dipeptide ABC transporter ATP-binding protein gives MPEPPLIETRNLSKHFVVKRSFFGKSLATVKAVDNVSFHIQSGETLGLVGETGCGKSTLGRILAGLYKPSAGQALFKGQNLHQQLNSRGKMIVRRKIQMIFQDPFSSLNPRMTVGEIIGEPLTIHQSLSGDNRRQKIGQLLQQVGLSPEQAGRFPHEFSGGQRQRIGIARALAVNPEFIICDEPISALDVSIQAQIVNLLQQLQTDLGLTYLFIAHDLAMIKHISSRVAVMYLGSIVELSPCQDLYQHPRHPYTQALLSSIPLPDPLLESKRQRILLHGDLPSPLYPPSGCKFRTRCQYAMPRCAETVPAFRTVFPGHYAACHQL, from the coding sequence ATGCCTGAACCTCCTTTAATCGAAACCCGAAACCTTAGCAAACATTTTGTTGTCAAACGCAGCTTTTTCGGCAAATCACTGGCAACAGTAAAGGCCGTCGACAACGTTAGCTTTCACATCCAGTCAGGTGAAACTTTAGGATTAGTGGGAGAAACCGGCTGTGGGAAATCAACCTTAGGCCGCATATTAGCCGGATTATACAAACCTTCCGCCGGTCAGGCCCTCTTTAAAGGACAAAATCTGCACCAACAGCTAAACAGCAGGGGAAAGATGATTGTACGCCGTAAAATTCAAATGATCTTTCAGGATCCATTTTCCTCCCTGAATCCGCGAATGACGGTAGGAGAGATTATTGGCGAACCATTGACCATTCACCAATCATTATCTGGCGATAATCGCCGGCAAAAGATCGGCCAATTGCTGCAGCAGGTGGGATTAAGCCCGGAACAGGCCGGAAGATTTCCCCATGAATTCAGCGGTGGTCAGCGTCAGCGTATTGGTATTGCCCGGGCGTTAGCCGTTAACCCGGAATTTATCATCTGCGATGAACCCATTTCAGCCTTGGATGTTTCCATACAAGCTCAAATTGTAAATCTATTACAGCAATTACAAACTGACTTAGGCTTGACGTATTTATTTATTGCTCACGATCTGGCAATGATCAAGCATATCAGCAGCCGTGTGGCAGTCATGTATCTCGGCTCCATTGTGGAGTTGTCGCCATGCCAGGATTTATACCAGCATCCTCGGCATCCTTACACCCAAGCCTTGCTTTCTTCCATTCCCCTGCCTGATCCACTTCTGGAGTCTAAACGGCAGCGGATTTTGCTTCACGGTGATCTGCCAAGCCCGCTTTACCCTCCCAGCGGCTGTAAGTTCCGCACCCGCTGCCAATATGCCATGCCGCGATGTGCAGAAACAGTGCCCGCCTTCCGGACCGTTTTCCCCGGTCATTATGCGGCTTGTCATCAGCTGTAA
- a CDS encoding ABC transporter permease, which translates to MLPFIIRRIVSLCVVLFVIITMTFWLMHTIPGGPFTTEKSLPDSVLKNIEERYHLNDPLWKQYGDYLTNVLTGDLGPSFKYEARSVNDIIAESFPVSAELGIAAVLISLAVGIPAGIISALHRNRWPDYLAMFFSTIGISVPSFILATVLIYLFAIKLDWLPAALWEGPEYGILPALALAGLPTAFIARLMRSSMLDVMAQDYIRTARAKGLSSFTIVYRHALKNAVIPVVTYLGPLTAGILTGSFVVETIFSIPGLGRHFVTSIYNRDYTVILGITVFYSALLVLLNFLVDISYAFLDPRMSLNSSKED; encoded by the coding sequence TTGCTGCCATTCATCATCCGGCGTATTGTTTCGCTGTGCGTTGTGCTATTTGTAATTATTACCATGACCTTTTGGCTAATGCACACTATTCCCGGCGGCCCTTTTACCACCGAAAAAAGCCTGCCAGATTCTGTTTTGAAAAATATCGAGGAACGCTATCATCTGAATGATCCCTTATGGAAACAATATGGCGATTATCTCACCAACGTCCTGACCGGTGACCTGGGACCCTCTTTTAAATACGAAGCTCGCAGCGTGAATGATATTATAGCCGAAAGTTTTCCTGTATCAGCTGAACTGGGAATTGCGGCTGTCCTCATCTCCCTCGCTGTCGGCATACCCGCCGGAATCATCTCCGCCTTGCATCGGAATCGTTGGCCGGATTACCTGGCCATGTTTTTTTCCACCATTGGCATTTCCGTTCCCAGTTTTATTTTAGCAACCGTTCTCATCTATCTATTTGCCATAAAATTAGATTGGCTGCCGGCGGCTCTCTGGGAAGGACCGGAATACGGAATTCTTCCCGCCTTGGCCCTAGCAGGGCTTCCCACTGCCTTCATCGCCCGGTTAATGCGCTCCAGTATGCTGGATGTAATGGCCCAAGACTATATTCGTACCGCCCGGGCAAAAGGATTGTCCTCTTTTACAATCGTATACCGCCATGCTTTAAAAAACGCCGTCATTCCGGTTGTCACCTATCTGGGGCCGCTGACCGCCGGAATACTCACCGGCAGTTTTGTTGTCGAAACCATTTTTTCCATTCCCGGATTAGGACGTCACTTTGTAACAAGCATCTATAACCGCGACTACACTGTAATTTTGGGAATCACAGTCTTTTATAGCGCACTGTTGGTGTTACTGAATTTTCTGGTAGATATTTCCTATGCGTTCTTAGACCCCAGAATGAGCTTAAATAGCAGCAAGGAGGACTAA
- a CDS encoding diguanylate cyclase gives MLTIYNTSDLVSIMLGIMAFFMAWQGGIANNNYKIKITSLAILATSLLDLARLMTYTEIFALQINSPDYSWIAYWIAARLILACTFLYAICLPSCFFSGNCKIFIYTSLLLIGGIAVNAVFGGNNWPFINIDRYDHPFVYWSISIAIAFELITLYILRRNSANYVSRQYLQLALLFDIITNLCFIISIHSIIELSVPAHIFKIIAYYYVLRTIFDLVIRSPYEHLIKLKEQLENLASNNAKLYNESEKQRNLVEDILAKIGTIISSQLNLKDTLDAIADMVADMMHARQSLITILSNDQSTLQVVATYGINTPPKCLSISQSLCNQVIDEGKAQFISDLSSHPEIFRPQLIFSSINSSICAPLLNDGQIIGFIEAYSSDTNAFSQRDALLLTALGHHAGAAIVSAMLYEETKLRLEEETFLSKIAQAAAATIDTQTIMEQCTEHSVEALNADIGVGFLAVNTSGYYTTVSTVNFDYELSSFTLSVYPQLANIVNSLKPATAPAEIFPPMAELYDQNATRHIMVLPLAVDHNLLGIILLGWQRFITPERLKRISFAALMAQQIALGLEKAHLYNQIKSMALSDGLTGLANRRNFDMFLKTELRRAASLKRPLSLIMLDLDKFKMYNDTYGHLTGDKLLAQIGQILHHTVRSIDLPARYGGEEFSIILPECSSAEATAIAEKLRKTIEASQFPDNFGTFSARITASLGVSTYEPNLIQTAPDSEKIIAIADKALYQAKQTGRNRVLTTSVIE, from the coding sequence ATGTTAACTATTTATAATACATCAGACCTTGTCAGCATCATGCTGGGAATTATGGCTTTTTTTATGGCCTGGCAAGGTGGTATTGCCAACAATAATTACAAAATAAAAATAACCAGCTTAGCCATATTAGCAACCAGTCTGCTTGATTTAGCCCGTTTAATGACGTATACCGAAATATTCGCACTACAGATAAACTCACCTGATTATAGTTGGATCGCTTACTGGATCGCGGCCCGACTCATCCTCGCCTGCACTTTCCTGTATGCTATTTGTTTGCCATCCTGCTTCTTTAGCGGTAACTGTAAAATATTCATTTACACCAGTTTGCTGCTAATTGGCGGAATTGCAGTTAACGCTGTTTTTGGGGGTAATAATTGGCCTTTCATCAATATTGACCGTTATGATCATCCTTTTGTGTATTGGTCCATAAGTATCGCCATAGCCTTCGAACTTATCACCTTATATATTCTGCGCCGCAACTCAGCTAACTATGTATCACGCCAATATCTTCAGCTTGCCCTTCTTTTTGATATTATCACTAATCTATGTTTTATTATCAGTATTCATTCAATAATCGAACTTTCTGTTCCCGCTCACATATTTAAAATCATCGCCTACTATTACGTATTGAGAACTATATTTGATCTTGTAATTCGAAGTCCTTATGAGCATTTGATAAAATTAAAAGAGCAATTGGAAAACTTAGCATCGAATAACGCAAAACTATATAACGAGTCCGAAAAGCAGCGCAACCTCGTAGAAGATATTCTGGCTAAAATCGGTACGATTATTTCCTCCCAGCTCAATTTGAAAGATACCCTGGATGCCATTGCCGATATGGTAGCCGATATGATGCATGCCCGTCAAAGTCTTATCACTATTCTCAGCAACGACCAGTCAACCCTCCAGGTAGTAGCCACTTACGGAATTAACACTCCGCCCAAATGTCTGTCCATATCGCAAAGCCTTTGCAATCAAGTCATTGATGAAGGCAAAGCCCAATTTATCAGTGATTTGTCAAGTCATCCGGAAATTTTTCGTCCACAATTGATTTTTTCCAGCATTAATTCCAGCATTTGCGCACCATTACTCAATGATGGGCAAATTATCGGGTTTATTGAAGCGTATTCCAGCGATACCAATGCTTTTAGCCAGCGGGACGCTCTTTTATTAACTGCCTTAGGTCACCATGCCGGTGCCGCTATTGTCAGTGCCATGCTGTATGAAGAAACCAAATTGAGACTGGAAGAGGAAACATTTCTGTCAAAAATTGCTCAGGCGGCAGCCGCTACGATTGACACCCAAACCATTATGGAACAATGTACCGAACATTCGGTAGAAGCTCTAAACGCCGATATTGGTGTTGGCTTTCTTGCTGTAAATACCTCCGGCTATTACACCACTGTCTCAACTGTTAATTTTGATTATGAACTATCTTCCTTTACGCTCTCCGTCTATCCGCAATTGGCGAATATTGTGAACAGTTTAAAACCGGCAACAGCCCCAGCTGAAATTTTTCCGCCTATGGCCGAATTGTATGACCAAAATGCAACCAGGCATATTATGGTTCTTCCCCTGGCTGTTGATCACAATTTATTAGGTATCATACTGTTGGGATGGCAGCGGTTCATTACCCCGGAACGTTTAAAACGCATCTCATTTGCCGCCCTCATGGCTCAGCAGATTGCATTGGGTTTGGAAAAAGCGCATTTGTACAATCAAATCAAATCAATGGCCTTATCCGACGGACTGACCGGATTGGCAAACCGCCGCAACTTTGATATGTTTCTTAAAACCGAACTTCGCCGGGCTGCTTCCCTGAAACGCCCCTTAAGCCTGATTATGCTTGACCTTGACAAATTCAAAATGTATAACGATACGTACGGGCATTTAACCGGCGATAAATTATTGGCTCAAATCGGCCAAATACTGCATCATACCGTTCGCAGCATTGATCTTCCCGCCCGGTACGGCGGTGAGGAATTCAGTATCATCCTGCCGGAATGCAGCAGTGCTGAAGCCACAGCAATCGCCGAGAAACTGCGAAAAACAATCGAGGCCAGCCAATTCCCCGACAATTTTGGCACTTTCAGTGCCCGAATCACCGCCAGCTTAGGCGTGTCTACTTATGAACCCAATCTGATTCAAACAGCGCCTGACTCAGAAAAAATCATAGCCATTGCCGATAAAGCCCTTTATCAGGCAAAACAAACCGGTCGCAACCGGGTGTTAACCACATCGGTAATTGAATAA